One Streptomyces sp. ML-6 genomic region harbors:
- a CDS encoding trehalase family glycosidase: protein MTARRYLGALTALLLATGTLAVPQTAAARTRPEPPPPYADVLDLHGTPTTAQPGDGDDNNPVTVFADRGAWHAYALPEDGDTDAYGGFSGPLYIAQEYPWWLSKSFSRISLTEHGRTLDLAGGGEPRFTSLPGLLRQSYDLGRGLRLTLELRFATDRSALVRAEVRNTGPAPRTLGAEWTGSLLRPADRPMRDAPSLTATRSGVGVGFAKIRETWDYLTDGTERFEVTHGEAVRTTVDGDTYRTGTVRPVTLAPGRSHSFDWTESYTFTAAEHTEERARVRAVLARPDAVVSAAGTRWRGYVAGVTRGVPADRRRTAVKSLETLVTNWRSAAGQIKHDGITPSISYKWFTGGIWAWDTWKQAVGTARFAPALAESQIRAMFDWQVRPDSATRPQDAGMIPDVIFYNDPSRGGGNWNERNSKPPLAAWAVWKVYEKSGNRAFLREMYPKLAAYQSWWYRNRDHDRDGLAEYGATVDAANDSPEQQRLAAAWESGMDNAPRFDAALGTAVVANRAADGTLLGHSLTQESVDLNSYLAADQGYLARIAGRLGRTADAARWKRRSAATSAAVRTTMYVPADGWFHDIALDTGAPLTARGRGIEGAVPLWTGTASGAQARAVRDRLTDPAEFATTVPFPTVAKSSPHFSPTAYWRGPVWLDQAYFALGGLRRYGYDKDADVLRDRLVTRAAGLAGDGPIMENYDPTTGAPLNAPGFSWSAALLLPILTGDE from the coding sequence GTGACCGCACGCAGATACCTCGGCGCCCTGACCGCGCTCCTCCTGGCCACGGGCACCCTCGCCGTACCGCAGACGGCCGCCGCCCGCACCCGCCCCGAGCCACCGCCCCCGTACGCCGACGTCCTCGACCTGCACGGCACCCCCACCACCGCACAGCCCGGCGACGGCGACGACAACAACCCCGTCACCGTCTTCGCCGACCGGGGCGCCTGGCACGCCTACGCCCTGCCCGAGGACGGCGACACCGACGCCTACGGCGGCTTCTCCGGGCCCCTCTACATCGCCCAGGAATACCCCTGGTGGCTCAGCAAGTCCTTCAGCCGCATCAGCCTCACCGAACACGGCCGCACCCTGGACCTGGCCGGTGGGGGCGAACCGCGCTTCACCTCGCTCCCGGGCCTGCTCCGCCAGTCCTACGACCTCGGCCGCGGACTGCGCCTCACCCTCGAACTCCGCTTCGCCACCGACCGCAGCGCCCTGGTGCGGGCCGAGGTCCGCAACACCGGCCCGGCACCCCGCACCCTGGGCGCCGAATGGACCGGCAGCCTGCTGCGCCCCGCCGACCGGCCGATGCGCGACGCGCCCTCGCTGACCGCCACCCGCTCGGGCGTCGGCGTCGGCTTCGCGAAGATCCGCGAGACCTGGGACTACCTCACCGACGGCACGGAACGCTTCGAGGTCACGCACGGGGAAGCCGTCCGCACGACGGTGGACGGCGACACGTACCGCACCGGGACGGTGCGACCGGTGACCCTCGCACCGGGCCGCTCGCACAGCTTCGACTGGACCGAGTCCTACACCTTCACCGCCGCCGAACACACCGAGGAGCGGGCGAGGGTCCGCGCCGTGCTGGCCCGCCCCGACGCCGTCGTCTCCGCGGCAGGCACCCGCTGGCGCGGCTACGTCGCCGGGGTGACCCGGGGCGTCCCGGCCGACCGGCGGCGCACGGCCGTCAAGTCGCTGGAGACCCTCGTCACCAACTGGCGCAGCGCGGCGGGGCAGATCAAGCACGACGGCATCACACCGTCGATCTCCTACAAGTGGTTCACCGGCGGCATCTGGGCCTGGGACACCTGGAAGCAGGCCGTGGGCACGGCACGCTTCGCCCCCGCACTGGCCGAGTCGCAGATCCGCGCCATGTTCGACTGGCAGGTCCGCCCGGACTCCGCGACCCGCCCGCAGGACGCCGGGATGATCCCCGACGTCATCTTCTACAACGACCCCTCGCGCGGCGGCGGCAACTGGAACGAACGCAACTCCAAGCCCCCACTGGCCGCCTGGGCGGTCTGGAAGGTGTACGAGAAGTCGGGGAACCGGGCGTTCCTGCGCGAGATGTACCCGAAACTCGCCGCCTACCAGTCCTGGTGGTACCGCAACCGGGACCACGACCGCGACGGCCTCGCCGAGTACGGTGCCACCGTCGACGCCGCCAACGACTCGCCCGAACAGCAGCGACTGGCCGCCGCCTGGGAGAGCGGCATGGACAACGCGCCCCGCTTCGACGCCGCCCTCGGCACCGCAGTCGTCGCCAACCGGGCGGCCGACGGAACGCTCCTCGGCCACTCCCTCACCCAGGAGTCCGTCGACCTGAACTCCTATCTCGCCGCCGACCAGGGCTACTTGGCGCGCATCGCGGGCAGGCTGGGACGCACCGCCGACGCCGCACGGTGGAAGCGGCGGTCCGCCGCCACGTCCGCCGCCGTCCGCACCACGATGTACGTCCCCGCGGACGGCTGGTTCCACGACATCGCGCTCGACACCGGCGCACCGCTCACGGCCCGCGGGCGCGGCATCGAGGGCGCCGTCCCGCTGTGGACCGGCACGGCGTCCGGCGCGCAGGCCCGTGCCGTGCGCGACCGACTGACCGACCCGGCGGAGTTCGCCACCACCGTCCCGTTCCCGACCGTGGCGAAGAGCTCCCCCCACTTCTCACCGACCGCGTACTGGCGCGGCCCCGTCTGGCTCGACCAGGCGTACTTCGCCCTCGGCGGCCTGCGCCGCTACGGCTACGACAAGGACGCGGACGTCCTGCGGGACCGGCTCGTCACCCGTGCGGCGGGCCTCGCGGGCGACGGACCGATCATGGAGAACTACGACCCGACCACCGGGGCGCCGCTCAACGCACCCGGTTTCAGCTGGTCCGCGGCCCTGTTGCTGCCGATCCTGACCGGGGACGAGTAG
- a CDS encoding beta-galactosidase — MTTLTRVPGILYGGDYNPEQWPEEVWAEDAALMREAGVTMVTVGVFSWARLQPGPNTWDFGWLDRLLDLLHAHGVAVDLATATASPPAWLIRAHPAILPVTADGVRLEFGSRQHYCPSSPEYRAAALRLTRALAERYAHHPALALWHIHNEYGDHVTECFCARSADHFRGWLTGRYGTIDELNHAWGTAFWSQRYGTYDEIEPPRTAPGPVNPTQLLDWRRFCSDALLACHRAEREALRETSPDIPATTNFMSMFKALDYWKWAEHEDLVSDDAYPDPADPRAHIHAALTYDLMRSLKGGRPWLLLEQAPSAVSWRPVNVPKKPGLQRLWSLQALARGADGIMYFQWRASRAGAEKYHSALLPHRGTASRGWRETVRFGAELARLGEIAGTTTRADVAIVLDWDSWWALEGDDHPSARMRWPDLLRPWYAALHARAVAVDFVPPHADLDGYRAVLAPNLHLLRPGNATRIAAYVRGGGHFVCGPFSGVVDGHDHIHDGGAPGPLRDVLGVSVDEFWPIPDGEEVRLASGAGATMWSEWIEPGGPATETVDTYASGELTGRPAVTRHPYGTGTAWYVGAHLGTGIAAVLDEALRAAGVRPVLDVPHGVEATVRTGPQGTYLFVLNHNDHATRTPLTGPWTTGGTDLLTGAAVRDRIDLGPLGAAVLHLTTDSPGETDK; from the coding sequence ATGACCACCCTGACCCGCGTCCCCGGCATCCTCTACGGCGGCGACTACAACCCCGAGCAGTGGCCGGAGGAGGTCTGGGCCGAGGACGCCGCGCTGATGCGCGAGGCCGGCGTCACCATGGTGACCGTCGGGGTCTTCTCCTGGGCCAGGCTCCAACCGGGGCCCAACACCTGGGACTTCGGCTGGCTCGACCGGCTCCTGGACCTGCTGCACGCCCACGGCGTCGCCGTCGACCTGGCCACCGCCACCGCCTCACCGCCCGCCTGGCTGATCCGGGCCCACCCCGCCATCCTGCCGGTCACCGCCGACGGCGTACGCCTCGAATTCGGCTCCCGCCAGCACTACTGCCCCTCCTCGCCCGAGTACCGCGCCGCCGCGCTCCGCCTCACCCGGGCCCTCGCCGAACGCTACGCACACCACCCGGCCCTCGCCCTGTGGCACATCCACAACGAGTACGGCGACCACGTCACCGAATGCTTCTGCGCCCGCTCCGCCGACCACTTCCGCGGCTGGCTCACCGGCCGGTACGGCACGATCGACGAACTCAACCACGCCTGGGGCACGGCCTTCTGGTCGCAGCGCTACGGCACGTACGACGAGATCGAACCACCCCGCACCGCCCCGGGCCCCGTCAACCCGACCCAGCTCCTGGACTGGCGGCGCTTCTGCTCCGACGCCCTGCTCGCATGCCACCGCGCCGAGCGCGAGGCCCTGCGGGAGACCTCCCCGGACATCCCCGCCACCACCAACTTCATGTCGATGTTCAAGGCGCTCGACTACTGGAAGTGGGCCGAGCACGAGGACCTCGTCTCCGACGACGCCTACCCCGACCCCGCCGACCCGCGCGCCCACATCCACGCCGCCCTCACCTACGACCTGATGCGCTCCCTCAAGGGCGGCCGGCCCTGGCTCCTCCTCGAACAGGCGCCGTCCGCCGTCAGCTGGCGACCGGTCAACGTCCCCAAGAAACCCGGCCTGCAACGCCTCTGGTCCCTCCAGGCCCTGGCCCGCGGCGCCGACGGCATCATGTACTTCCAGTGGCGCGCCTCCCGCGCCGGCGCCGAGAAGTACCACAGCGCGCTCCTCCCGCACCGCGGCACCGCCTCCCGCGGCTGGCGCGAGACCGTCCGCTTCGGCGCCGAACTCGCCCGGCTCGGCGAGATCGCCGGCACCACCACCCGCGCCGACGTGGCGATCGTCCTGGACTGGGACTCCTGGTGGGCCCTGGAGGGCGACGACCACCCCTCCGCCCGCATGCGCTGGCCCGACCTCCTGCGCCCCTGGTACGCGGCGCTCCACGCCCGCGCCGTCGCCGTCGACTTCGTGCCCCCGCACGCGGACCTCGACGGCTACCGGGCGGTCCTCGCCCCCAACCTCCACCTGCTGCGGCCCGGGAACGCCACCCGCATCGCCGCCTACGTGCGCGGCGGCGGCCACTTCGTGTGCGGCCCCTTCAGCGGCGTCGTCGACGGCCACGACCACATCCACGACGGCGGCGCCCCGGGCCCGCTGCGGGACGTGCTCGGCGTGTCCGTCGACGAGTTCTGGCCGATCCCCGACGGCGAGGAGGTACGGCTCGCCTCCGGTGCCGGGGCAACCATGTGGAGCGAATGGATCGAACCCGGGGGCCCGGCCACCGAGACCGTCGACACCTACGCCTCCGGAGAGCTGACCGGCCGCCCCGCCGTCACCCGCCACCCCTACGGCACCGGCACCGCGTGGTACGTCGGCGCCCACCTCGGCACCGGCATCGCGGCCGTGCTCGACGAAGCGCTGCGGGCGGCCGGCGTACGTCCCGTGCTCGACGTCCCCCACGGCGTCGAGGCGACCGTGCGCACCGGCCCGCAGGGTACGTACCTCTTCGTCCTCAACCACAACGACCACGCCACCCGGACCCCACTGACCGGCCCCTGGACGACCGGCGGCACCGACCTGCTCACCGGCGCCGCCGTCCGCGACCGCATCGACCTCGGCCCGCTCGGCGCCGCGGTCCTGCACCTCACCACCGACTCCCCGGGAGAGACCGACAAGTGA
- a CDS encoding LuxR family transcriptional regulator, with translation MLEAVGLAPAEETVYRLLVTLLTASAEEIAEQSGLATAEVERVLTVLTEKGLVSATDRAPRSFAATPPDVALLPHLQKQSDALDHARLAVTDLLETYRRTRRRRDPDQLIEVITGAEALRQHLRRIQDDTRHEMLWFCKAQYVAMPSGSNEAEYDALARGVRYRVLYERAFFDDSGAVANVVRGMRAGETARAVPDLPLRLAVADRSIAICPLVPGGPSGSTEEPTTALVRGSSLLEALVALFERYWEDAVPLHVSESGTVSGTDGSSGNHELSATDRQLLSLLVAGVADKAIASQMGLSRRTVQRRVQAMMALAGATTRMQLAWQAAQRNWMC, from the coding sequence ATGCTGGAAGCAGTGGGGCTCGCCCCGGCCGAGGAAACCGTGTACCGGCTTCTCGTCACCCTGCTCACCGCCTCGGCGGAGGAGATCGCGGAACAGTCCGGTCTGGCGACGGCGGAGGTCGAACGGGTACTGACGGTGCTCACCGAGAAAGGGCTGGTCAGCGCAACCGACCGGGCGCCCCGCAGTTTCGCCGCCACTCCCCCGGACGTCGCCCTGCTGCCCCATCTCCAGAAGCAGTCCGACGCCCTGGACCACGCGCGCCTGGCGGTCACCGATCTGCTGGAGACCTATCGGCGCACCCGGCGCCGCCGGGATCCCGACCAGCTCATCGAAGTCATCACCGGCGCCGAGGCGTTGCGCCAGCACCTGCGCCGGATCCAGGACGACACGCGCCACGAGATGTTGTGGTTCTGCAAGGCCCAGTACGTGGCCATGCCGTCGGGGAGCAACGAGGCCGAGTACGACGCCCTGGCGCGCGGGGTGCGCTACCGCGTCCTGTACGAGCGGGCGTTCTTCGACGACTCGGGCGCCGTCGCCAACGTGGTGCGGGGCATGCGGGCGGGAGAGACGGCCCGTGCGGTGCCGGACCTTCCGCTGCGGCTGGCGGTCGCCGACCGGTCCATCGCCATCTGTCCCCTGGTCCCCGGCGGGCCGAGCGGCAGCACCGAGGAGCCCACCACGGCGCTGGTCCGCGGCAGCAGTCTGCTGGAGGCGCTGGTCGCCCTGTTCGAGCGCTACTGGGAGGACGCGGTGCCGCTCCATGTGAGCGAGTCCGGAACGGTCAGCGGCACGGACGGTTCGTCCGGCAACCATGAACTGTCGGCGACGGACCGCCAGTTGTTGTCGCTGCTCGTGGCGGGCGTCGCGGACAAGGCGATAGCCAGTCAGATGGGGCTCAGCCGGCGCACCGTGCAGCGACGGGTCCAGGCGATGATGGCCCTCGCGGGCGCGACCACCCGGATGCAACTGGCGTGGCAGGCCGCCCAGCGGAACTGGATGTGCTGA
- the gcvPA gene encoding aminomethyl-transferring glycine dehydrogenase subunit GcvPA, whose amino-acid sequence MTSPQDFVHPYIPNAVPAVRQAMLAEIGAASVEDFYADIPDGIRLHRPLDLPAPLRSEAELTRHMEELLAHNTSTRQVLSFLGSGCYQHHVPAVVDEVVNRSEFLTAYAGEPYEDHGRFQALWEYQSMMAELLDVEVVNVPVYDGFQAAGTALRMAGRITGRRRLLVATAIDADKLSRVCDYVRPDHDVVVVPVDPDTGCADLAAVRGELAAGDTAAVYADMPSALGIVDEALPRLAELAHGAGALFVVGCNPIALGALAPPSAHGADITCGDIQPLGVHQSFGGGNAGFIATRDEERLVAEYPSRLFGLVPTAVEGEYGFGDVAYERTSFALREEGKEWVGTAAALHGIGAGVYLALMGPQGMREIGDTILALTAYARGRLAEVPGIEVPYGDALHFADFTVRYTGGRTAAGIRAALKERGIFGGVPTGEHEAAYCVTEVHTKADIDRLAATLEEIVK is encoded by the coding sequence ATGACGTCACCCCAGGACTTCGTCCATCCCTACATCCCCAACGCGGTCCCGGCCGTGCGGCAGGCGATGCTCGCGGAGATCGGCGCGGCGAGCGTCGAGGACTTCTACGCCGACATCCCGGACGGCATCCGGCTGCACCGCCCCCTCGACCTCCCGGCCCCGCTGCGTTCGGAAGCCGAACTCACCCGCCACATGGAGGAGTTGCTCGCCCACAACACCTCCACCCGGCAGGTGCTCAGCTTCCTCGGCTCCGGCTGTTACCAGCACCACGTGCCGGCGGTCGTGGACGAGGTGGTCAACCGCAGTGAGTTCCTCACGGCGTACGCGGGCGAGCCCTACGAGGACCACGGCCGCTTCCAGGCGTTGTGGGAGTACCAGTCGATGATGGCCGAGCTGCTCGACGTCGAGGTCGTCAACGTCCCGGTGTACGACGGCTTCCAGGCCGCGGGAACCGCCCTGCGCATGGCCGGCCGGATCACCGGCCGCCGCCGTTTGCTCGTCGCCACCGCGATCGACGCCGACAAGCTCTCCCGGGTGTGCGACTACGTGCGCCCCGACCACGACGTGGTGGTGGTCCCGGTCGATCCGGACACCGGTTGCGCCGATCTCGCCGCGGTGCGCGGGGAGCTGGCCGCCGGTGACACGGCGGCGGTGTACGCGGACATGCCCTCCGCGCTCGGCATCGTCGACGAGGCGCTCCCCCGGCTCGCCGAACTCGCGCACGGGGCAGGGGCGTTGTTCGTCGTGGGCTGCAACCCGATCGCGCTCGGCGCGCTCGCCCCGCCCTCCGCGCACGGCGCCGACATCACCTGCGGCGACATCCAGCCGCTCGGCGTCCACCAGAGCTTCGGCGGCGGCAACGCGGGCTTCATCGCCACCCGGGACGAGGAGCGGCTGGTCGCCGAGTACCCCTCGCGGCTGTTCGGCCTGGTGCCGACCGCCGTCGAGGGCGAGTACGGCTTCGGTGACGTCGCCTACGAACGGACCTCGTTCGCGCTGCGCGAGGAGGGCAAGGAGTGGGTCGGCACGGCCGCCGCGCTGCACGGCATCGGCGCCGGGGTCTACCTCGCGCTGATGGGACCGCAGGGCATGCGGGAGATCGGTGACACGATCCTCGCGCTCACCGCGTACGCCCGCGGCCGTCTCGCCGAGGTGCCCGGCATCGAGGTCCCGTACGGCGACGCCCTGCACTTCGCCGACTTCACCGTCCGCTACACGGGCGGCAGGACCGCCGCCGGGATCCGTGCCGCCCTGAAGGAGCGGGGCATCTTCGGCGGTGTGCCGACCGGCGAGCACGAGGCCGCGTACTGCGTCACCGAAGTCCACACCAAGGCCGACATCGACCGGCTCGCCGCGACCCTGGAGGAGATCGTCAAGTGA
- a CDS encoding sugar ABC transporter substrate-binding protein, giving the protein MAANALKRLARAFEDRHPGATVDVTDIGYDNAADKITVGLRGGSGLADVLTIGGTQLPRYTGNFPQGFYDLSSLGGRYGGDFDRASWRTVTGPDREVFALPWDIGPCALYYRKDHFRAAGVDPRKLLTWDDYVEAGVRIKKATGHKLLIMDTTDTGILSTLLQQQGQAYFKNGRVAVDSPEAVKALTLMKTLHDRGLIDYEKGWSGLVTGTKEGKAATTPTAAWWTGTLTGEMPELKGRFGVVPLPGFTPDGPRTSNEGDSTLCVPAQSKNPELAWAFIEFVLTDRANQVSMLKREGLFPAYLPALEDPYLSAGQEYFGGQPVLDVFARLARNIPPVEYTKDDAKAVDIMVSAVTGVTLRGKDPRASLESAARQIAAATGRERTK; this is encoded by the coding sequence GTGGCCGCCAACGCCCTGAAACGCCTCGCCCGCGCCTTCGAGGACCGCCACCCCGGCGCCACCGTCGACGTCACCGACATCGGCTACGACAACGCCGCCGACAAGATCACCGTGGGTCTGCGCGGCGGCTCCGGCCTCGCCGACGTCCTCACGATCGGGGGCACCCAACTGCCCCGCTACACCGGCAACTTCCCCCAGGGCTTCTACGACCTGAGCAGCCTCGGCGGCCGCTACGGGGGCGACTTCGACCGCGCCTCCTGGCGCACCGTCACCGGCCCGGACCGCGAGGTCTTCGCCCTGCCCTGGGACATCGGCCCCTGCGCGCTCTACTACCGCAAGGACCACTTCCGCGCCGCCGGGGTCGACCCGCGAAAGCTCCTCACCTGGGACGACTACGTGGAGGCGGGCGTCCGCATCAAGAAGGCCACCGGTCACAAGCTGCTCATCATGGACACCACCGACACCGGAATCCTGTCCACACTCCTCCAGCAGCAGGGCCAGGCCTACTTCAAGAACGGCCGGGTCGCGGTCGACAGCCCCGAGGCCGTGAAGGCCCTCACCCTGATGAAGACCCTGCACGACCGGGGCCTGATCGACTACGAGAAGGGCTGGAGCGGACTGGTCACCGGCACCAAGGAGGGCAAGGCCGCCACCACCCCCACCGCCGCCTGGTGGACCGGCACCCTCACCGGGGAGATGCCGGAACTGAAGGGCAGGTTCGGTGTGGTGCCCCTGCCCGGCTTCACCCCCGACGGCCCCCGCACCTCGAACGAGGGCGACTCCACCCTCTGCGTCCCCGCCCAGAGCAAGAACCCCGAACTCGCCTGGGCCTTCATCGAGTTCGTGCTCACCGACCGGGCCAACCAGGTCTCCATGCTCAAGCGCGAGGGCCTCTTCCCCGCCTACCTGCCCGCGCTCGAGGACCCGTACCTGAGCGCCGGACAGGAGTACTTCGGCGGACAGCCGGTGCTCGACGTGTTCGCCCGGCTCGCCCGCAACATCCCGCCGGTCGAGTACACCAAGGACGACGCCAAGGCCGTCGACATCATGGTCTCCGCCGTCACCGGGGTCACACTCCGCGGCAAGGACCCGCGCGCCTCCCTGGAATCGGCGGCACGGCAGATCGCCGCGGCCACCGGCCGCGAGAGGACGAAGTAG
- a CDS encoding sugar ABC transporter permease translates to MAVTATPERPAAPARAPARRARRRPTAWIFAGPAAALFALFFAYPLGASLVQSFTTEEAGTTRWAGLDQYRRMLDDPVFLKSLLNTGAVLAVQVPVMIGLALVLAVLLNQSWLRFRGTWRAIFFLPAVTTLVAYAVVFQVLLKTDGGLVNQILGSVGLGQIDWLNSPTWARISLIVSLTWRWTGYNAVILLAGLQSIGKEQYEAAAIDGSGTLSTYVRVILPQLRPVVLFCVITSTIGTLQLFDENYVLTRGGPDDATLTPVLYLYRVGFQQFDFGYAAAIAWVVVLLIAAVSALQYLAFGRERRR, encoded by the coding sequence ATGGCCGTCACCGCCACCCCCGAACGGCCGGCCGCCCCCGCCCGGGCCCCGGCCCGCCGCGCCCGGCGACGCCCCACCGCCTGGATCTTCGCCGGGCCCGCCGCCGCCCTCTTCGCGCTCTTCTTCGCCTACCCGCTGGGCGCGAGCCTGGTGCAGAGCTTCACCACCGAGGAGGCCGGAACCACCCGCTGGGCCGGACTCGACCAGTACCGGCGGATGCTCGACGACCCCGTCTTCCTGAAGTCCCTGCTCAACACCGGGGCCGTCCTCGCCGTCCAGGTCCCCGTCATGATCGGCCTCGCGCTCGTCCTCGCCGTCCTGCTCAACCAGTCCTGGCTGCGCTTCCGCGGCACCTGGCGCGCCATCTTCTTCCTGCCCGCCGTCACCACCCTCGTCGCGTACGCCGTCGTCTTCCAGGTGCTCCTCAAGACCGACGGCGGACTGGTCAACCAGATCCTCGGCTCCGTCGGCCTCGGACAGATCGACTGGCTCAACAGCCCCACCTGGGCCCGCATCTCCCTGATCGTCTCCCTGACCTGGCGCTGGACCGGCTACAACGCCGTCATCCTGCTCGCCGGGCTCCAGTCCATCGGCAAGGAACAGTACGAGGCCGCGGCGATCGACGGCTCCGGCACCCTGTCCACGTACGTCCGCGTCATCCTGCCGCAGCTGCGCCCCGTCGTCCTGTTCTGCGTGATCACCTCCACCATCGGCACGCTCCAGCTCTTCGACGAGAACTACGTCCTCACCCGGGGCGGCCCCGACGACGCCACCCTCACCCCGGTCCTCTACCTCTACCGGGTCGGCTTCCAACAGTTCGACTTCGGTTACGCCGCCGCCATCGCCTGGGTCGTCGTGCTCCTCATCGCCGCGGTCTCCGCCCTCCAGTACCTCGCCTTCGGAAGGGAGCGCCGCCGGTGA
- a CDS encoding carbohydrate ABC transporter permease translates to MTALPQAPVRVHPARRAGRLLVRLFLVAGAVVSLVPFLWMAIASTHSTSELFRSPPPFLPGGRLLDNLVRLQDTIGFGQVLLNSAAIAVVHTVFSSLISAMCGYGLAKFRFRGRGLLLGAVLATMMIPFQVLLVPLFQMMASIGWIDSYQAVVLPFLVNSFGILLMRQSFVDFPDELLESARIDGSGELRTFYQVVLPCVRPQLGALVIFTFMAQWNSFIWPLLMLNSEDKYTVPVALNTLTGLTRVDHSGLMLGSLLATLPLILLFLLFQRQFVAGLLGGAVKG, encoded by the coding sequence GTGACCGCCCTCCCGCAGGCCCCCGTGCGCGTCCACCCGGCCCGGCGCGCGGGCCGGCTCCTCGTCCGGCTGTTCCTCGTGGCCGGCGCCGTCGTCAGCCTGGTGCCGTTCCTCTGGATGGCGATCGCCTCGACCCACTCCACCTCGGAGCTGTTCCGCTCGCCGCCGCCCTTCCTGCCCGGCGGACGGCTGCTCGACAACCTCGTCCGGCTCCAGGACACCATCGGCTTCGGACAGGTCCTGCTCAACAGCGCCGCCATCGCCGTCGTCCACACCGTGTTCAGCTCGCTGATCTCCGCCATGTGCGGCTACGGCCTGGCCAAGTTCCGCTTCCGCGGCCGGGGCCTGCTGCTCGGCGCGGTGCTCGCCACGATGATGATCCCCTTCCAGGTCCTGCTCGTGCCGCTCTTCCAGATGATGGCGAGCATCGGCTGGATCGACTCCTACCAGGCCGTGGTGCTGCCCTTCCTGGTGAACTCCTTCGGCATCCTGCTGATGCGACAGAGCTTCGTGGACTTCCCCGACGAACTCCTCGAATCGGCCCGCATCGACGGCTCCGGCGAACTGCGCACTTTCTACCAGGTGGTGCTGCCCTGCGTACGCCCCCAGCTCGGCGCCCTGGTCATCTTCACGTTCATGGCGCAGTGGAACAGCTTCATCTGGCCGCTGCTCATGCTCAACTCCGAGGACAAATACACCGTGCCCGTCGCACTCAACACCCTCACCGGCCTCACCCGCGTCGACCACTCCGGCCTGATGCTCGGCTCGCTCCTCGCCACCCTTCCCCTGATACTCCTCTTCCTGCTCTTCCAGCGGCAGTTCGTCGCCGGACTCCTCGGCGGGGCGGTGAAGGGATGA